agaaataatagaatgtcCAGGTCAgagctcaggatcagaattatttcgtctctttgtttatcttccaaagaagaacttcattATTCTGAACTTCATCTTTTggttcttctttgtttctttttcacggaggagttgctgcaaagacaaagatcctTTATTAGCttaaagaatgtgacatcagtcagaagtcagaaacacaggaggaggtggaggcagctcacctgcagctggacgattctctccgtcaggaggtggatctccttcctggtggagctctccttttcctccgagatcctttcctggttccccagcatctcctccagcttcctctgggtctccgtCCAGATCACTTCACACCTTtttgtgaggtcggacaccatctgcttggtcttgagctgcgtctggtgtctcagctcctcatcatcCAGCTTCTTGCTGCActgttcttggagacgggcacattttccttcctcctgcttcagtgccgcctgcgtgctgctcagcagggccaaggtgtccacgtgagcctcagccagcgttcccctctcctgctccaccctgcagatctgctggtcttttcccaccagaagttccttcaggtccctgatctcttgctgccagctctcttctgatggctgcattctttgggagctcctgcactcctgcagaggttctgctcggttctcctccttcagctgctgaggcttccaaggctgcggctccttcttggacacggggcccagcctgtcttcattcctgcagctctgtcctctcgaTCTCctcacatcatccagagctctggaaaacaactgagtgaagaagcacaatgacaatttacaacaaatgcactcttgttttaaatcccctgaattcaatgtcgtctgtacttcaatgggatataaagggagatgctccaatgcatgtctggattCTACTGACTTATATTTAGAGATGATTCTTATGGAGATCACCAagtattaagtaaatcaaatatattatagcgaTGGAAACGTACGctgttgctttcaaaatgtcactgagtgtcagtttaaattaaaacacaaatacaaagactgtaataatcaacagtcagtgacgtaattaaataaatggcaacaagccagggtggtgtttgagtggatcctgagtgaagcgtgttaccctgctgactcctcgatgtcctgctgccattctgctggattagaaGGTTTCAAACTGCTGTAAATATATAACGTTTGCAACTGGTAAATTGGtccaacacaactgatgcctccaatgtgtttatttgcctctATTGGTCCCCTGATAACATGGatttttagtctttgatgtgtggacataaaaggtcctttgaaaaggtcctttgtgccaagtgtctaatttaaatggcatttaaagcattgatttagtcctggcatgggaaacttcctcctgtctaagtgaaccttgaaccttgtttgattagactggaataacgtagaatattatggtgtggatttattgagtggacagtttccatggtgataatgcacagattggtgtagcatagcagaattatggcattagagcagaattgttccctaCAGTGAGATGAGAAAcatgactccctttaaaccatttttagacagaaataaaaaaaatcctgcagaacaaatgctgtctactatcacttaaatatgaaatctagaattcaaattgtggtttgatatgaatgttatttatttatgggggGAAATGAAGGATATTACAAATAACCAGCGCAATATGCTGGTGCTTGCTATtagatttctgccttttctggggggtgatttgttattttattcttcTCTGTATTTTTAACGCACATGACCCGGAGAAGACGCGCCTGGAAGGAAATTGTTGCTCGGTGATTTGGGCTCTGACGGACGCCCAAATAGCCCAAAGTGTAAACACAAACTTACTTTTCATAACACGACCTCATTGTTTGAAAGTACTTTTCATGCGTCACGTTTGTGTGAGAGCTGCTCCAAAATGAGGCTGGTTCTCCAGGAGACGGTGAGCCCTACCGCTGTTGCGCGTCCGCAGGGCCACGGTTCCGTCCCGGTGCAGGAGGATGGAAGATGGACCCTTTACCGGGCTGACTCCTGCCGTTGGCGGGCGGGGCACCCGGAGCCCGCTGCAGCACTGGTAGCACACCGCCCATGCCTGCTCCTCGTTGATGGGCTGCTCATAGGacttcagcacctcctccagagacagTTCCCGGGGCTCGGACAGGTCCCGCGACTCGACGCGGTCCGTGGGAACGGTTATCCGTGGGTCTCCATCCTCGGCGGTTCGCTTGGTGGATCTGGCCATGGCGGCGGTACCGTGAAGCCCATCCTTCACTTGTGAAACACCGAGGCCATTGAAGCCTTCCGCGCACTCCTGTCCACCTCTCCGCTCCCCACCAGCTCAGCCGCGCGTCATTAACGCGGCCGTTAAGCCCGACGTGTTTAAATAAGTGCTTCCggtaaattatttcaaaataaaactatagTTACAAAAAACTATGGCGACAAAACAGCAAACTCTCTGTTTTAGCTCGACAACCCAGgctgtttaaataataaaaaaattaacGCCCTGGTGATGATTTTTTTCATGAATTTCGATTGGGGATCAATTCTTTATTAAGACTAgtaggtttattttgaaaataccaGCAACCGTTCTTGTAGtgatttcctgtttgagcagTCACACATCGTCCGTCAGTGAGGAAGAAGCGTCCTCTGGCTGTCGCAtaatccacctgctgctggagagaacaTCACGACCAAAGTTTAACCTCTCGGTTCGGTTCCTGTCTCAACCTTCAAATCAGAAGCTGTGGAAAACCGTTTGAAACAGATCCGAAAACTAAACAGCCTATTTGCATCCTAAACTGCAACATTACAGACTTTGCAACtcatgtgaagcagcaggaaactaAACCGCGATTGATAAAATAATTAGGAAAATCAACATTGAATCCATTGAACTTTGTTGTTAGTAAAATATGTTCAAAGTTGAAGGAAAATGAGTGCTCAAAGTCTGCAGTGGTGGTCATAAGATTCGCCATTGTTTCGGTCCATATTTGTCCCGATATTCTAACTTTTATTGTCATTCCttgaactttatttattttaaattactttCGACAAAACTGCCCCAAAATCGATCACATCGACGAAGATCGGTCACTAATCGGTGTATTACGACAGCGACCTCACGTGGCCACTTGAGGGACTGCAGGCAGGTGGAGCAGCGTTATGGTTTAATCTGTCAGATATTAATTTGGGATGTTTTGTGATGtgacaaaaaacaacctttatttgcattttttttattaaaacagaaagaaacaatACAATCACACTCATaccatttttaaagcaaacaagtgtttttcaggacaaaagagtagaaataatagaatgtcCAGGTCAgagctcaggatcagaattatttcttctctttatcttccaaagaagaacttcattATTCTGAACTTCACCTTTTggttcttctttgtttctttttcacggaggagttgctgcaaagacaaagatcatttattagattaaagaatgtgacatcagtcaggagtcagaaacacaggaggaggtggaggcagctcacctgcagctggacgattctctcggtcaggaggtggatctccttcctggtggagctctccttttcctccgagatcctttcctggttccccagcatctcctccagcttcctctgggtctccgtCCAGATCACTTCACACCTTtttgtgaggtcggacaccatctgcttggtcttgagctgtgtctggtgtctcagctcctcatcagcCAGGTTCTTGCTGCActgttcttggagacgggcacattttccttcctcctgcttcagtgccgcctgcgtgctgctcagcagggccaaggtgtccacgtgagcctcagccagcgttctcctctcctgctccaccctgcagatctgctggtcttttcccaccagaagttCCTTCAGGTCTCTgatctcttgctgccagctctcttctgatggctgcattctttgggagctcctgcactcctgcagaggttctgctcggttctcctccttcagctgctgaggcttccaaggctgcggctccttcttggacacggggcccagcctgtcttcattcctgcagctctgtcctctcgaTCTCctcacatcatccagagctctggaaaacaactgagtgaagaagcacaatgacaatttacaacaaatgcactcttgttttaaatcccctgaattcaatgtcgtctgtacttcaatgggatataaagggagatgctccaaaatgtcactgagtgtcagtttaaattaaaacacaaatacaaagactgtaataatcaacagtcagtgacgtaattaaataaatggcaacaagccagggtggtgtttgagtggatcctgagtgaagcgtgttaccctgctgactcctcgatgtcctgttgccattctgctggattagaaGGTTTCAAACTGCTGTAAATATATAACGTTTGCAACTGGTAAATTGGtccaacacaactgatgcctccaatgtgtttatttgcctctATTGGTCCCCTGATAACATGGatttttagtctttgatgtgtggacataaaaggtcctttgaaaaggtcctttgtgccaagtgtctaatttaaatggcatttaaagcattgatttagtcctggcatgggaaacttcctcctgtctaagtgaaccttgaaccttgtttgattagactggaataacgtagaatattatggtgtggatttattgagtggacagtttccatggtgataatGCTCAGATTGGTGTAGCATAGCAGAATTATGGcattagagcagaattgttccctacagtgagctgagaaacatgactccctttaaaccatttttagacagaaataaaaaaaatcctgcagaacAAATGCTGTCTACTATCACTTAAATTATagctaaacaacttctatgctcGGTGTGAGAAGGACAACCATGAACAACCgagcaaggtagagctgacttttggccaccaacccttaactttctctaccactgatgtcagagcggaactgagcaggatgaatccacgcaaagctgcgggccccgatggcatccctggacgcgtgctcagaacttgtgctgcggagttagcaggggtcctgacggacttattcaatctatccctggctcatgcagttgtgccgacctgcttcaaatccacctccatcgtgccagtaccaaaacattccaccccggcttgtctcaatgactatcgtccagtagcactcactccTATTAACACAaagtgcttagagcagctggtcttggcacaactcaaatcctgtctcccccccaaccctggacccccatcagtacgCCCATCGTAAGAACAGGAGAacagaagatgcagtctccacagcactgcactctgtcctctcacacctggacaataaagacacatacgcccgaatgctgttcatagacttcagttcagcatttaacactgtcatcccctccaagctgataaccaaactcagggatctgggcatcagcatctccatctgcaactggttattggactttctgaccaatagaccacaacatgtgcggctagatcatcactgctcccctaccctcactgtaaacaccggAGTACCACAGGGCTctgtgatgagcccattcctctactcccttttcacccacgactgcagagctctacatggttccaacaccatcatcaagttcgcagatgacatcacggtgattggcctcatcaaggataacgatgagtcatcttacagggaggaggtggaccgcttagctacgtggtgccacaacaacaacctgctgctcaacaccaataaaactaaagaactcgtcctggacttcaggaggaagacggacatccacccacccatccacatcaacggagcagcggtggagcgtgtgtccagcttcaaattcctggggatccacctctcacaggacctcacctggacaaCTAACTGCTCCAGTCtggtgaagaaggctcaccagcgtctcttcttcctgaggactctgaagaaacaccacctctcttcagacatcctggtgaacttctatcgctgcaccatcgagcgcatccttaccagctgtgttacggtctggtatggggactgctctgcctcagaccaGAAGGCgttgcagaaggtggtgaaaaccgcccagcgaatagctggagctcctcttccttccatcgaggacatatacaggaggtgctgtcacaggagggccaagaaggtctctaaagactcctgtcacccagcgcatggactgttcaccctcatgccctctgggaggcgctacaggagcctccggacaaaacccaccaggttcagaaacagcttcttccccactgctgtctccctgctgaactctgacccctctcacttgacctcccttcaggcacaataaccccgtctggactgactgattgtacattcacgCTATTTGCACTGAtcacatctgttacaataattgcactatttacatctgtttatttggactgctttccatacttttcacacatttttgccatattttatcattattgtatagtcaaaacatacacatagttaaaaactgcataaatagcctctattgatcctgtaggaaattcagcaccatagttacagcctgtatatatatttatcttggttgcaatgacttttatataccctttacatatctgtgaactctgtaaatacaaacatatatattgatatcataaacatatatcattgtgtgtatatattgtatatacctcatcacagttttatttgctacttaagcacttctggttagatgctaactgcatttcgttgtcTTGTACtggtgacatgtgtaatgacaaagttgaatctaatctaatctaatctaaagcaaacaagtgtttttcaggacaatagagtagaaataatagaatgtcCAGGTCAgagctcaggatcagaattatttcgtctctttgtttatcttccaaagaagaacttcattATTCTGAACTTCATCTTTTggttcttctttgtttctttttcacggaggagttgctgcaaagacaaagatcctTTATTAGCttaaagaatgtgacatcagtcaggagtcagaaacacaggaggaggtggaggcagctcacctgcagctggacgattctctcggtcaggaggtggatctccttcctggtggagctctccttttcctccgagatcctttcctggttccccagcatctcctccagcttcctctgggtctccgtCCAGATCACTTCAGACTTTtttgtgaggtcggacaccatctgcttggtcttgagctgcgtctggtgtctcagctcctcatcatcCAGCTTCTTGCTGCActgttcttggagacgggcacattttccttcctcctgcttcagtgccgcctgcgtgctgctcagcagggccaaggtgtccacgtgagcctcagccagcgttctcctctcctgctccaccctgcagatctgctggtcttttcccaccagaagttccttcaggtccctgatctcttgctgccagctctcttctgatggctgcattctttgggagctcctgcactcctgcacagGTTCTgctcggttctcctccttcagctgctgaggcttccaaggctgcggctccttcttggacacggggcccagcctggcttcattcctgcagctctgtcctctcgaTCTCctcacatcatccagagctctggaaaacaactgagtgaagaagcacaatgacaatttacaataaatgcactcttgttttaaatcccctgaattcaatgtcgtctgtacttcaatgggatataaagggagatgctccaatgcatgtctggattttattgacttatattTAGAGATGATTCTTATGGAGATCACTAagtattaagtaaatcaaatatattatagcgaTGGAAACGTACGctgttgctttcaaaatgtcactgagtgtcagtttaaatttaaacatCAATACAAAGACTGTAATAATCAACAGTTAGTgacataattaaataaatggcaacaagccagggtggtgtttgagtggatcctgagtgaagcgtgttaccctgctgactcctcgatgtcctgctgccattctgctggattagaaggtttcaaactgctgtaataatataacgtttGCAACTGGTATAATGGtccaacacaactgatgcctccaatgtgtttatttgcctttattggtcCCCTGATAACATGGatttttagtctttgatgtgtggacataaaagggcctttgaaaaggtcctttgtgccaagtgtctaatttaaatggcatttaaagcattgatttagtcctggcatgggaaacttcctcctgtctaagtgaaccttgaaccttgtttgattagactggaataacgtagaatattatggtgtggatttattgagtggacagtttccatggtgataatgcacagattggtgtagcatagcagaattatggcattagagcagaattgttccctaCAGTAAGATGAGAAAcatgactccctttaaaccatttttagacagaaataaaaaaaatcctgcagaacaaatgctgtctactatcacttaaatatgaaatctagaattcaaattgtggtttgatatgaatgttatttatttatgggggGAAATGAAGGATATTACAAATAACCAGCGCAATATGCTGGTGCCTGCTATtagatttctgccttttctggggggtgatttgttattttattcttcTCTGTATTTTTAACGCACATGACGCGGAGAAGACGCGCCTGGAAGGAAATTGTTGCTCGGTGATTTGGGCTCTGACGGACGCCCAAATAGCCCAAAGTGTAAACACAAACTTACTTTTCATAACACGACCTCATTGTTTGAAAGTACTTTTCATGCGTAATATTGTGTGAGAGCTGCTCCAAAATGAGGCTGGTTCTCCAGGAGACGGTGAGCCCTACCGCTGTTGCGCGTCCGCAGGGCCACGGTTCCGTCCCGGTGCAGGAGGATGGAAGATGGACCCTTTACCGGGCTGACTCCTGCCGTTGGCGGGCGGGGCACCCGGAGCCCGCTGCAGCACTGGTAGCACACCGCCCATGCCTGCTCCTCGTTGATGGGCTGCTCA
The nucleotide sequence above comes from Takifugu rubripes chromosome 9, fTakRub1.2, whole genome shotgun sequence. Encoded proteins:
- the LOC115251133 gene encoding protein spire homolog 2-like isoform X2; this encodes MARSTKRTAEDGDPRITVPTDRVESRDLSEPRELSLEEVLKSYEQPINEEQAWAVCYQCCSGLRVPRPPTAGVSPVKGPSSILLHRDGTVALRTRNSELWMM
- the LOC115251133 gene encoding protein spire homolog 2-like isoform X1, giving the protein MARSTKRTAEDGDPRITVPTDRVESRDLSEPRELSLEEVLKSYEQPINEEQAWAVCYQCCSGLRVPRPPTAGVSPVKGPSSILLHRDGTVALRTRNSVVFQSSG
- the LOC115251109 gene encoding protein spire homolog 2-like, producing MARSTKRTAEDGDPRITVPTDRVESRDLSEPRELSLEEVLKSYEQPINEEQAWAVCYQCCSGLRVPRPPTAGVSPVKGPSSILLHRDGTVALRTRNSVVFQSSG